One window of Magallana gigas chromosome 2, xbMagGiga1.1, whole genome shotgun sequence genomic DNA carries:
- the LOC105335564 gene encoding bromodomain-containing protein 3 isoform X2 translates to MLMTGKTMQAEMTRASGDSVAQSPVMQNSSNEYNFPSDSESLKMNDSDANDAASPASSCPPGEQSKPSDRPKGRKTNQLQYLQKTVLKAVWRHQYAWPFHKPVDIKLLNLPDYYDIIKQPMDLGTIKERLETNFYYSATECIQDFNQMFTNCYIYNNPKEDIVLMAQVLEKLFLQKVAQMPPESNIAIQEKELPAAPKKTPKVKVATPRNLKSAVTTSVQQASSSTPNSLTSTTAFVPSSIEVNAPSPANVTTTASGSEPESKTAIASSTSNIGGMMDHNVVPPAQPTKTVKRGVKRKADTTTPVLVASSPGDPLYEPSPKVEKKIINSVSTPVMPGKIPAVRRESNRKIIKPKRDLPDEQVGEKSQHGGKSKKGKMSEQLKYCNNLMKELFSKKHQAYAWPFYKPVDADVLGLHDYHDIIKKPMDLGTIKKKMESREYKTAAQFAEDVRLIFTNCYRYNPTDSDVVVMARKLQDVFEVKYATMPEETETGNGLDDSDSDDSDLPESESEDEDSEDEREQKIKEITETIKNLQEQLAKLTEEHMQKLKMKKERKESKKVRKKKKDRPSVKSVLGETETPSSMPISSVSSMVPQTVDTSKPAKTPKNKANKKSPSETKKKRTTNKNVTSAKKTKNSNLIGQLPTQPVPMDSDDEDNAKPMTYDEKRQLSLDINKLPGDKLGRVVYIIQSREPSLRDSNPDEIEIDFETLKPSTLRELESYVMSCLKKNKRKPYTRKDSGKSREEAQKEKKQELKKQLEDVKAQLGGSASAKKPNKKEESGTVDVVGGSSRLSGSSSSSSGSDSSSSSDSSSSSDSSDSESGSPEKKTKGKKNQKFKTPEKGHGMKGAPGSPAMSPPMRIHIGGSNTVMVSPQPQLQAPPPLVHNASHYSSQPMMPSAPLTSQPPPLLHSTQTTGTPLPSINNLPTPVIHPNAAAMVSAVRPMTHSLPQQPSRPVAMATAKPVVKSTNLYVSVPAVNPPVMGNKPAVMAVSPPISNNSPPEQKYYPDARPISPPMGMSLPTNPVMDRSKDLGAPKFFISDDDSSNSPKSSPSKSVPPAPPGATVSATGVGVSFGVGGPSQMGQHNMNDVGRKPELSKSLAQQVKKQDGLRMKNAASWNSLAAGGSSSSVKKTNAMQTFELYRKQAKEKEEREKAIKMQEEQRKMYKENMERERQREEREKLREKEEEEALDMARRSQQEQERRQQIEAEKLAAAKERERKKEQERRKREAMAHKIDMNAQSEMMAAFEETM, encoded by the exons ATGCTGATGACTGGGAAGACTATGCAAGCAGAAATGACAAG AGCCAGTGGTGACTCTGTTGCACAGAGTCCAGTTATGCAGAACTCttcaaatgaatataatttCCCCAGTGACTCGGAGTCTTTAAAAATG AATGACTCTGATGCCAATGATGCTGCTTCTCCTGCATCCTCCTGCCCTCCTGGGGAGCAGTCAAAGCCAAGTGATCGGCCAAAGGGACGCAAAACAAATCAGCTCCAGTACCTACAGAAAACTGTTCTCAAGGCAGTATGGAGGCATCAGTATGCTTGGCCTTTTCACAAGCCTGTGGACATTAAACTTCTCAATTTGCCA gATTATTATGACATAATAAAGCAACCAATGGACCTGGGAACAATAAAGGAAAGATTAGAAACAAATTTTTACTACTCGGCAACTGAATGCATTCAAGACTTTAATCAGATGTTTACAAACTGTTACATTTACAACAATCCAAAAGag gACATAGTGTTAATGGCACAGGTTTTGGAGAAGCTGTTTTTACAAAAAGTGGCCCAAATGCCACCAGAA AGTAATATTGCAATTCAGGAGAAAGAGCTGCCTGCAGCTCCAAAGAAAACCCCTAAAGTCAAAGTTGCCACACCTCGCAACCTCAAGTCTGCCGTAACAACATCAGTCCAACAGGCTTCATCAAGTACTCCAAACTCTTTGACCTCTACAACGGCATTTGTCCCCAGTTCCATAGAAGTCAATGCTCCGTCTCCTGCTAATGTGACCACGACTGCTTCAGGGTCTGAGCCCGAATCCAAAACTGCTATTGCCAGTAGTACATCCAACATTGGAGGCATGATGGATCACAATGTTGTTCCTCCTGCTCAACCCACCAAG ACAGTAAAGCGAGGGGTGAAAAGGAAAGCAGACACAACCACTCCTGTACTTGTGGCCTCATCACCGGGGGATCCGCTGTATGAGCCAAGTCCCAAGgtggagaaaaaaattatcaactcTGTGAGCACACCTGTCATGCCAGGGAAGATCCCTGCTGTAAGGAGGGAGAGCAATAGAAAAATCATCAAGCCCAAGAGGGATCTGCCTGACGAACAGGTAGGTGAAAAG AGCCAGCATGGTGGAAAGAgtaaaaaggggaaaatgtcAGAACAGTTGAAGTACTGTAACAATTTAATGAAGGAGTTGTTTTCCAAAAAACACCAG GCTTATGCCTGGCCCTTTTACAAACCAGTTGATGCTGATGTACTTGGTCTTCATGATTACCATGATATCATCAAGAAGCCTATGGATTTGGGAACAATCAAA AAAAAGATGGAAAGTCGTGAATACAAGACAGCAGCTCAGTTTGCAGAGGATGTGAGATTAATATTTACAAACTGCTATAGATATAACCCTACAGATAGTGATGTAGTTGTAATGGCACGTAAACTTCAGGATGTGTTTGAAGTGAAATATGCCACTATGCCAGAAGAAACAGAAACTGGCAATGGCTTAGACGACAGTGATAGTGATGATTCAGACCTACCGGAGTCCGAGTCAGAGGATGAGGATAGTGAAGACGAGAGGGAAcaaaaaattaaggaaataaCAGAAACG attaaaaatttacaagagCAGCTAGCAAAATTGACAGAAGAGCATATgcaaaagttaaaaatgaagaaagaacGCAAAGAGAGCAAAAAAGTtcggaaaaagaaaaaagatagaCCAAGTGTGAAATCTGTGTTAGGGGAGACAGAGACTCCTTCATCAATGCCTATCTCTAGTGTTTCTTCTATGGTGCCACAAACAGTGGACACTTCTAAACCGGCAAAAACGCCGAAAaacaaagcaaataaaaaatctcCCTcagaaacaaaaaagaaaaggacTACTAACAAAAATGTGACTAgtgcaaagaaaacaaaaaattctaatttaattggACAACTGCCTACACAACCTGTACCCATGGACAGTGATGATGAAGACAATGCTAAACCAATGACTTATGATGAAAAGAGACAATTAAGTTTGGACATTAATAAACTGCCAG GTGACAAGTTGGGTAGAGTTGTGTATATTATTCAGTCAAGAGAGCCGTCCTTACGAGATTCAAATCCGGATGAAATAGAAATAGACTTTGAAACTCTAAAACCCTCAACACTTAGAGAACTTGAAAGCTATGTGATGTCATGCCTGAAGAAGAACAAAAGAAAACCATACA CAAGGAAAGATTCGGGTAAGTCAAGAGAGGAAGCGCAGAAGGAAAAGAAGCAGGAATTAAAGAAACAGTTGGAGGATGTGAAAGCACAGTTAGGGGGAAGTGCAAGTGCTAAGAAACCAAACAAGAAAG AAGAGAGTGGTACGGTGGATGTAGTAGGTGGCTCAAGTCGACTGAGTGGCAGCAGTAGTAGTTCATCAGGAAGTGACAGCAGCAGTTCTAGTGACTCTAGTAGCTCCTCAGACTCCAGTGATTCTGAGTCAG GCTCACCAGAGAAAAAGACCAAAGGAAAGAAAAACCAAAAATTCAAAACTCCTGAAAAGGGACATGGAATGAAG GGAGCTCCAGGGAGTCCTGCCATGTCCCCACCCATGAGAATTCATATTGGAGGTAGCAATACAGTGATGGTGTCACCCCAGCCACAGTTGCAAGCCCCTCCACCTTTGGTTCACAATGCCTCACATTACTCCAGTCAGCCAATGATGCCCTCTGCACCCCTCACCTCACAACCACCCCCACTCCTGCACAGCACACAGACGACGGGGACACCCCTACCCAGTATCAACAATCTACCAACACCCGTCATTCATCCCAACGCAGCAGCTATGG TGTCTGCTGTGAGGCCAATGACTCATTCGCTTCCACAACAACCTAGTCGACCTGTTGCCATGGCAACAGCAAAACCAGTTGTAAAATCTACCA ATTTGTATGTTTCAGTTCCAGCTGTTAATCCCCCTGTTATGGGCAACAAGCCTGCAGTTATGGCAGTGTCCCCACCAATATCTAATAACTCACCTCCAGAGCAGAAATATTATCCAGACGCCAGACCAATATCACCACCAATGGGAATGTCCTTGCCAACCAATCCCGTCATGGATCGATCAAAAGACCTAGGAGCACCCAAGTTCTTCATCAGTGATGATGATTCAAGCAATAGTCCCAAATCAAGTCCATCAAAATCTGTGCCACCAGCACCCCCAGGGGCTACTGTCT CTGCCACAGGTGTGGGTGTATCGTTTGGCGTTGGAGGACCAAGTCAGATGGGTCAGCATAACATGAATGATGTGGGCAGAAAACCAGAACTTAGCAAAAGCTTGGCTCAGCAAGTAAAGAAG caggACGGTTTAAGGATGAAAAATGCTGCCTCATGGAATAGTCTTGCTGCTGGAGGATCATCTAGCTCTGTAAAGAAGACCAATGCTATGCAGACATTTGAGCTTTACCGAAAGCAGgcaaaagaaaaagaggaaagG GAAAAAGCAATTAAAATGCAAGAAGAACAAAGAAagatgtacaaagaaaatatggaaagagaaagacagagagagGAGAGGGAGAAATTGAG AGAAAAAGAAGAGGAGGAAGCTTTAGACATGGCTAGAAGATCTCAACAAGAACAAGAAAGAAGACAGCAGATAGAAGCCGAGAAATTAGCTGCTGCAAAGGAGAGAGAAAGGAAAAAGGAGCAGGAACGCCGAAAACGGGAAGCG ATGGCACACAAAATTGATATGAATGCTCAAAGTGAAATGATGGCTGCCTTTGAGGAGACAATGTGA
- the LOC105335564 gene encoding bromodomain-containing protein 3 isoform X3, with amino-acid sequence MLMTGKTMQAEMTRASGDSVAQSPVMQNSSNEYNFPSDSESLKMNDSDANDAASPASSCPPGEQSKPSDRPKGRKTNQLQYLQKTVLKAVWRHQYAWPFHKPVDIKLLNLPDYYDIIKQPMDLGTIKERLETNFYYSATECIQDFNQMFTNCYIYNNPKEDIVLMAQVLEKLFLQKVAQMPPESNIAIQEKELPAAPKKTPKVKVATPRNLKSAVTTSVQQASSSTPNSLTSTTAFVPSSIEVNAPSPANVTTTASGSEPESKTAIASSTSNIGGMMDHNVVPPAQPTKTVKRGVKRKADTTTPVLVASSPGDPLYEPSPKVEKKIINSVSTPVMPGKIPAVRRESNRKIIKPKRDLPDEQSQHGGKSKKGKMSEQLKYCNNLMKELFSKKHQAYAWPFYKPVDADVLGLHDYHDIIKKPMDLGTIKKKMESREYKTAAQFAEDVRLIFTNCYRYNPTDSDVVVMARKLQDVFEVKYATMPEETETGNGLDDSDSDDSDLPESESEDEDSEDEREQKIKEITETIKNLQEQLAKLTEEHMQKLKMKKERKESKKVRKKKKDRPSVKSVLGETETPSSMPISSVSSMVPQTVDTSKPAKTPKNKANKKSPSETKKKRTTNKNVTSAKKTKNSNLIGQLPTQPVPMDSDDEDNAKPMTYDEKRQLSLDINKLPGDKLGRVVYIIQSREPSLRDSNPDEIEIDFETLKPSTLRELESYVMSCLKKNKRKPYTRKDSGKSREEAQKEKKQELKKQLEDVKAQLGGSASAKKPNKKEESGTVDVVGGSSRLSGSSSSSSGSDSSSSSDSSSSSDSSDSESGSPEKKTKGKKNQKFKTPEKGHGMKGAPGSPAMSPPMRIHIGGSNTVMVSPQPQLQAPPPLVHNASHYSSQPMMPSAPLTSQPPPLLHSTQTTGTPLPSINNLPTPVIHPNAAAMEVSAVRPMTHSLPQQPSRPVAMATAKPVVKSTNLYVSVPAVNPPVMGNKPAVMAVSPPISNNSPPEQKYYPDARPISPPMGMSLPTNPVMDRSKDLGAPKFFISDDDSSNSPKSSPSKSVPPAPPGATVSATGVGVSFGVGGPSQMGQHNMNDVGRKPELSKSLAQQVKKQDGLRMKNAASWNSLAAGGSSSSVKKTNAMQTFELYRKQAKEKEEREKAIKMQEEQRKMYKENMERERQREEREKLREKEEEEALDMARRSQQEQERRQQIEAEKLAAAKERERKKEQERRKREAMAHKIDMNAQSEMMAAFEETM; translated from the exons ATGCTGATGACTGGGAAGACTATGCAAGCAGAAATGACAAG AGCCAGTGGTGACTCTGTTGCACAGAGTCCAGTTATGCAGAACTCttcaaatgaatataatttCCCCAGTGACTCGGAGTCTTTAAAAATG AATGACTCTGATGCCAATGATGCTGCTTCTCCTGCATCCTCCTGCCCTCCTGGGGAGCAGTCAAAGCCAAGTGATCGGCCAAAGGGACGCAAAACAAATCAGCTCCAGTACCTACAGAAAACTGTTCTCAAGGCAGTATGGAGGCATCAGTATGCTTGGCCTTTTCACAAGCCTGTGGACATTAAACTTCTCAATTTGCCA gATTATTATGACATAATAAAGCAACCAATGGACCTGGGAACAATAAAGGAAAGATTAGAAACAAATTTTTACTACTCGGCAACTGAATGCATTCAAGACTTTAATCAGATGTTTACAAACTGTTACATTTACAACAATCCAAAAGag gACATAGTGTTAATGGCACAGGTTTTGGAGAAGCTGTTTTTACAAAAAGTGGCCCAAATGCCACCAGAA AGTAATATTGCAATTCAGGAGAAAGAGCTGCCTGCAGCTCCAAAGAAAACCCCTAAAGTCAAAGTTGCCACACCTCGCAACCTCAAGTCTGCCGTAACAACATCAGTCCAACAGGCTTCATCAAGTACTCCAAACTCTTTGACCTCTACAACGGCATTTGTCCCCAGTTCCATAGAAGTCAATGCTCCGTCTCCTGCTAATGTGACCACGACTGCTTCAGGGTCTGAGCCCGAATCCAAAACTGCTATTGCCAGTAGTACATCCAACATTGGAGGCATGATGGATCACAATGTTGTTCCTCCTGCTCAACCCACCAAG ACAGTAAAGCGAGGGGTGAAAAGGAAAGCAGACACAACCACTCCTGTACTTGTGGCCTCATCACCGGGGGATCCGCTGTATGAGCCAAGTCCCAAGgtggagaaaaaaattatcaactcTGTGAGCACACCTGTCATGCCAGGGAAGATCCCTGCTGTAAGGAGGGAGAGCAATAGAAAAATCATCAAGCCCAAGAGGGATCTGCCTGACGAACAG AGCCAGCATGGTGGAAAGAgtaaaaaggggaaaatgtcAGAACAGTTGAAGTACTGTAACAATTTAATGAAGGAGTTGTTTTCCAAAAAACACCAG GCTTATGCCTGGCCCTTTTACAAACCAGTTGATGCTGATGTACTTGGTCTTCATGATTACCATGATATCATCAAGAAGCCTATGGATTTGGGAACAATCAAA AAAAAGATGGAAAGTCGTGAATACAAGACAGCAGCTCAGTTTGCAGAGGATGTGAGATTAATATTTACAAACTGCTATAGATATAACCCTACAGATAGTGATGTAGTTGTAATGGCACGTAAACTTCAGGATGTGTTTGAAGTGAAATATGCCACTATGCCAGAAGAAACAGAAACTGGCAATGGCTTAGACGACAGTGATAGTGATGATTCAGACCTACCGGAGTCCGAGTCAGAGGATGAGGATAGTGAAGACGAGAGGGAAcaaaaaattaaggaaataaCAGAAACG attaaaaatttacaagagCAGCTAGCAAAATTGACAGAAGAGCATATgcaaaagttaaaaatgaagaaagaacGCAAAGAGAGCAAAAAAGTtcggaaaaagaaaaaagatagaCCAAGTGTGAAATCTGTGTTAGGGGAGACAGAGACTCCTTCATCAATGCCTATCTCTAGTGTTTCTTCTATGGTGCCACAAACAGTGGACACTTCTAAACCGGCAAAAACGCCGAAAaacaaagcaaataaaaaatctcCCTcagaaacaaaaaagaaaaggacTACTAACAAAAATGTGACTAgtgcaaagaaaacaaaaaattctaatttaattggACAACTGCCTACACAACCTGTACCCATGGACAGTGATGATGAAGACAATGCTAAACCAATGACTTATGATGAAAAGAGACAATTAAGTTTGGACATTAATAAACTGCCAG GTGACAAGTTGGGTAGAGTTGTGTATATTATTCAGTCAAGAGAGCCGTCCTTACGAGATTCAAATCCGGATGAAATAGAAATAGACTTTGAAACTCTAAAACCCTCAACACTTAGAGAACTTGAAAGCTATGTGATGTCATGCCTGAAGAAGAACAAAAGAAAACCATACA CAAGGAAAGATTCGGGTAAGTCAAGAGAGGAAGCGCAGAAGGAAAAGAAGCAGGAATTAAAGAAACAGTTGGAGGATGTGAAAGCACAGTTAGGGGGAAGTGCAAGTGCTAAGAAACCAAACAAGAAAG AAGAGAGTGGTACGGTGGATGTAGTAGGTGGCTCAAGTCGACTGAGTGGCAGCAGTAGTAGTTCATCAGGAAGTGACAGCAGCAGTTCTAGTGACTCTAGTAGCTCCTCAGACTCCAGTGATTCTGAGTCAG GCTCACCAGAGAAAAAGACCAAAGGAAAGAAAAACCAAAAATTCAAAACTCCTGAAAAGGGACATGGAATGAAG GGAGCTCCAGGGAGTCCTGCCATGTCCCCACCCATGAGAATTCATATTGGAGGTAGCAATACAGTGATGGTGTCACCCCAGCCACAGTTGCAAGCCCCTCCACCTTTGGTTCACAATGCCTCACATTACTCCAGTCAGCCAATGATGCCCTCTGCACCCCTCACCTCACAACCACCCCCACTCCTGCACAGCACACAGACGACGGGGACACCCCTACCCAGTATCAACAATCTACCAACACCCGTCATTCATCCCAACGCAGCAGCTATGG AAGTGTCTGCTGTGAGGCCAATGACTCATTCGCTTCCACAACAACCTAGTCGACCTGTTGCCATGGCAACAGCAAAACCAGTTGTAAAATCTACCA ATTTGTATGTTTCAGTTCCAGCTGTTAATCCCCCTGTTATGGGCAACAAGCCTGCAGTTATGGCAGTGTCCCCACCAATATCTAATAACTCACCTCCAGAGCAGAAATATTATCCAGACGCCAGACCAATATCACCACCAATGGGAATGTCCTTGCCAACCAATCCCGTCATGGATCGATCAAAAGACCTAGGAGCACCCAAGTTCTTCATCAGTGATGATGATTCAAGCAATAGTCCCAAATCAAGTCCATCAAAATCTGTGCCACCAGCACCCCCAGGGGCTACTGTCT CTGCCACAGGTGTGGGTGTATCGTTTGGCGTTGGAGGACCAAGTCAGATGGGTCAGCATAACATGAATGATGTGGGCAGAAAACCAGAACTTAGCAAAAGCTTGGCTCAGCAAGTAAAGAAG caggACGGTTTAAGGATGAAAAATGCTGCCTCATGGAATAGTCTTGCTGCTGGAGGATCATCTAGCTCTGTAAAGAAGACCAATGCTATGCAGACATTTGAGCTTTACCGAAAGCAGgcaaaagaaaaagaggaaagG GAAAAAGCAATTAAAATGCAAGAAGAACAAAGAAagatgtacaaagaaaatatggaaagagaaagacagagagagGAGAGGGAGAAATTGAG AGAAAAAGAAGAGGAGGAAGCTTTAGACATGGCTAGAAGATCTCAACAAGAACAAGAAAGAAGACAGCAGATAGAAGCCGAGAAATTAGCTGCTGCAAAGGAGAGAGAAAGGAAAAAGGAGCAGGAACGCCGAAAACGGGAAGCG ATGGCACACAAAATTGATATGAATGCTCAAAGTGAAATGATGGCTGCCTTTGAGGAGACAATGTGA